Part of the Limanda limanda chromosome 23, fLimLim1.1, whole genome shotgun sequence genome is shown below.
gttttgctgatttacaaaaacaaaggtTTCTGTGGAGGAGTGATCATCAAACCCACGTGGATCCTCACAGCGTCCCACTGTCTGGAGAAGATCCaggtgcagctgctgcaggtggtTGCAGGTACGAGTCCCTGGATGAAGACACCTGGACGTTCTAGTGTCTGAGCCTTAGAACCCCGGGGTGATGTTGACCCTGCTCTTTGTCTGACAGGCGAACACAACACGGAGCTGGCTGAGGGCTCGGAGCAGCTCATCCAGGTTCTGGAGATCATCATGCACCAGAGCTACGTCATGGAGACGGCCGACAACGACATCGCCCTGCTGCGCCTGGCCACGCCCATCGTCTACACGTCGCACGCCGTCCCGGCCTGCCTGCCCACGCGCCCGCTGGCCGAGCGCGACCTCTGGGCCGTCAGCCTGCACACGGTGAGcgggtgggggaggaggggcgAGCTCGGCCCCACCTCCCACGTCCTGCGCCGCCTGCGGGTTCCACGCATCCGCACGCAGCAGTGCGTGGAGGAGAGCGGCGTGGTCCTCACGGCCAACATGTTCTGCGCCGGATACATCGAGGGTCGCCAGGACTCGTGCAAGGGCGACAGCGGCGGCCCCCTGGTGACGCTCTACAAGAAGACAGTGTTCCTGCTGGGCGTGGTCAGCTGGGGGAAGGGCTGCGCCCGGCCGGGGAACTACGGCATCTACACCCGGGTGTCCAACTACCTGGAGTGGATCCACAACCACACCGCCGAGGAACCCAGGAACATCACCGAGGCTTCGCTGCTGGACGAGCCACAGCGCCGGAGGAGGAACCTCTGAGGGCCAGAGGAGGAACCTCTGAggaggaacctgaggaggaaCCTCTGAGGAGGAACCTCTGAGGGCCGGAggaggaacctgaggaggaacctgaggaggaaccggaggaggaacctgaggaggaacctgaggaggaaccggaggaggaacctgaggaggaactggaggaggaacctgaggaggaaCCTCTGAGGAGGAACCggaggaggaaccagaggaggaacctgaggaggaaCCTCTGAGGAGGAACCGGAggaggaacctgaggaggaaCCTCCTCAGAGGTTCCCTGACCTCCTGATCGTTTTCGTCACATGTGATGATTTGATGTTTTCAATCATTTGTCTTATTCTGGGTTTTAAACAAATTATTTGTCATCTTGACATTTTATAGAATCTCCTCaaacaaaatgaattaaatctAAAGATCCATATAACTTAGTTAATAATGATTAAAATGATCACAGAAACATTTGATACATTAGAACGAGTAGAtttgtatctttgtgtgtgtgtgtgtgtgtgtctgtgtgtgtgtgtgtgtgtgagtgtgtgtgtgtgtgtgtgtgtgtgtgtgtgtgtgtgtgtgtgtgtgtgtatctttgtgtgagtgtgtgtgtgtgtgagtgtgtgtgtgtacacattgTGTTTATACAGTCCAGTGTTTGCAGTGGTCATCTCCTCTGAACTGTGACTGTGAACTCTGGacctttcagaataaaacatctTCTATGATAATAACTAGTTAAAAAACTAAAGTGGTTCTTAATCTTTTATTGAATTTTTATtgatcagtttttttctttgttgttaaaacttgtttttcttcaacagtgaataaatgtttgaatctgATATTTCAATGTGAATAAATCCTGCAGTGAATCCTTCAGTCGTTTGATTCTTTACTAGTAAACAGAAGTGAGGCGAGTGGTGTGTTCACTGACCTGCTGAGATTGTGGGATTCTGACGTGGACCCGGGGTCAGGGGCCCAGTGGGCGGGGCCATGTGCCCTGGGGGCGGGGCCTTGGCCCCTCATAGGAGGCAGCAGCCCTTGTGGGTCAGTGAGGACCGGTCATCATGAGGAGCTGCATCGTCTGGACGCTGCTGCTCAGcatcgctgctgctgcaggtaaaacacacaactcacttcctgcttcacaacCAATCAGCTGACAGCAACACACTCATGTGAAGATAAAACATGCAACACTTCATGGGAATTATTAATGTACCAGTTtcttctgaaacactttttaaaatccgTCTCAGTAGTGACACTTTACTTAATATTCTGTTTCTTAGTAACTATGGCAACGGGTTAGGGCCTCCATTTTGAATTATAATTATTTCCAAACTGTGGAAACGTTTacagataaaatgttttcatctcagGGAAACTTTCCATGTTGAAGATGTGATTCTGTTGAACTCTGTAGAACATgaagctgcttgtgtgtgtttgtgtctcgaGTGTTTGTGGAGAAACGTGACGCGAGTGCGTTGCTGCCGCGGCGCCGGCGAGCGAACAGCGGcttcctggaggagctgaagcaagggaacctggagagagagtgtgtggagGAGATCTGTGACTTCGAAGAAGCTCGGGAGGTGTTCGAGGACGAGGACCAGACGGTcggtccacacacacattcatacagatcATCTGTTTATAATCACTGACATAtctctatctatatatccataTCATTGATATATGTAATAATCtatcaataaaatgtttctatacacacacacacatatatatatatatatatatacagagatGCAGTATTGTCCTGATcgctgttttgttgtttctatAGAAACAGTTCTGGCTGACGTACAACCGTGAGTATCTCTGACCTGGTCACATGATCTATAACTCAGTGCATTGACAGCTGTGATTCATATCTTGATGGACTGTGATGAGTCAGCTgttgattattattgattattattgattattactgattattactgattattactgatggtCCGTGTCTGGACTTTTATTGATCCTCATTCTTTGTTCTTTTCTCGATGTCATGTGATCCTCTGTGTTTCATTGTGTCGTCTGTATTTACACTTTCATGTTATTTAAgttgatttacatttatataaaattgAAGGAACTTTTAAAAAGTGGAATCAAATCATTTGATTGTAGTGACTGTGTTTGTCCCTGAGGTCGTGACCCGTGCCTGGAGAACCCGTGTAAGAACAACGGCTCCTGTGTGAACATGGGAAGCAgctacgagtgtgtgtgtccggagGGATTCGAAGGACGATACTGTCAGACAGGTGGAAATATGACTTTATAACTTTTAAAACTGGAGTTTAAAAAGGATGAGAACAGCTGGTGACTTGTGTCTTCGTCCTCCAGTGTTTGAAGACTCGTTGAAGTGTCTCTACCTGAACGGACACTGTCAGCACTTCTGCGACGGCTCGGGTCAGAGACGTCGATGTTCCTGCGCCGACGGCTACGAGCTGGCGGAGGACGGACGCCAGTGCGTCGCTCGAGGTCTGAACAGGAAATATGTTTGTGATTCATAAGTTTTAACATTAGAACAGATGAGTTCAACCTGTGGCTGATTAAAGAGCTTTTTAAAATGCCTCACTCCTGTAAACACCAGCAGCTGAATGCTcatgtgtccccccccctcccccccccgcaGTCGAGTTCCCGTGTGGTCGTCTGGCGCCACAGGAAGCCAGCCTGAACCAGAGCGTGGGGGGGCAGACCCGCCTGGTGGGGTCCAACCAGTGTCCCACAGGAGCCTGTCCCTGGCAGGTAAACCCTGAGGCCAGCGCCACCTAGAGGCCGCTGTGTCCACAACAGCCATGCTTTATAGGAGTGGAGCTAACATGTAAAGTTTGTCCTGAGGGTGGCGCTAGAGGAAAGAACctgagggttcatcctctgaggagcaggaagtgattGAATCCACGAACCTCTGAAGAATATTAATAAGTTAAAACCTGATCAACAGACATGAGACTAATCAACGACCTTCTGTGTGGATCAGGTTCTGGTTCAGTTGAACCGGACCAGTCACTGCGGGGGAGTTCTGATCCGTCCCGACTGGGTCGTCACCGCCGCCcactgtctccatggcaacaacacacaccaccTTGTGGTGGTCGCAGGTAAATTCTCTGCGTGAGATTTCTGTTCTAAAGTTGTTTGCTGAAGTTTTGGTGTCAAATGAAAACGTTTCCTCTCGTCTCCAGGAGAAAACAACCTGGACGTAGAAGAAGGCACCGAGGACAGGGCtcctgttgccatggcgatCGTCCATCCAGGTTACGACGCAGCGACCGGCGCCAGCGACGTGGCGTTGCTGCGGCTGAGCCGAGGCGTCACGCTGACCCGGCACGTGGTCCCGGTGTGTCTGCCCGACCGGGAGCTGGTGGAGCgcgagctgctgcaggttcgCTACCACACGGTGACGGGCTGGGGGAAGAGGACCACCGGGGGCAACGCCGAGCCCCCCGGGACGCCGCCCGGCGCTCcgctctcccccctcctccgcAAGATGACCGTGCCCATCCTCCAGAACTCCCTGTGCTCCTCCAGAGCCCGGTTCAACTTCACCGGCACCATGCTGTGCGCCGGCTACCTGGACGGGCGCCAGGCCAGCTGCCGCGGGGACGACGGCTCGCCGCTGGTCACAGAGTACGGCTCCACCCACTTCCTGACGGGGGTGGTGGGTTGGGGGCGGGGCTGTGCACAGCCTGGTTATTATGGGGTGTACGCCAACATGGCCCACTTTGTGGACTGGGTGGAGCAAACCATGAAAGCCCCGCCCACCAGCGTGACAGCCAGCGAGCAGCCAGTGGAGAGAAGTGCGCCCCCTACTGACATGGAGCAGAAAACCGTTTCCTAAAAGACGAATTTTAGAAATGATTGTTAAATCTTTATTTGATCTTAATGTTTCAGTCTGAATGAAACATTTGTTTCACTGTAAAACTTTTCTTCTGACTGTTGAAGACAAAATGAATAAAGTCATAAAAGTCCTGGAAgttgtttgttattattgtgactCTGATCttacaggttttagtttttcagTGTAAACACGAACCAACAAGAAACATCAATTTAAATTAGTAATaatctttaaatgtttgtgaCTTAAAAAATACTCATTTACAGTAAATCTGTCCCAtgtggctccgccccctcagTTTGTCAGAAGATATTAATCATCTGAAAtaaaattgttttatattaaagacAAAGATCAAAGAGTGTTTAACAGTTTTCATCCAAATGAAGATTCATTTCAATacaattttactttatttaatcaaCTGAAGTCGGGTTTTCTGCTCTACTGCTCTCGAACAGCAGGGGGAGCTAATTGTCTTTATTacgccacagaagaagaaaaggtttgttttttaaatgtgaaaatttagaatgttcataaaacatttcCTCGTCTCATCTCCTGTTAATCAACCACCTAGAGGGCGCTCACGAGGGGATCCTccatgaatataataaaaataaaaatatggaagaagaacattcaaatgtatttttaaataaaatacaaaacacacctAACTGTATCAAAATAAAGTACtgtattgttgtattttaataaaatagtactttttataaaatcatatttatatatcatcaaataacttattcaaactaaactgatcagaaacttgaacaaacgACGGTGAAATAAAAACGAGATTTAACGTCTAATTCgatgttttacttttgttcgtgtcccatctgctaacatggaggtggcAGGTTAATGacctgcagccaaccaccagggggcgatacaACTTGTGATgttaacaggaagtgaaaactGACAAATTCCAACCTCCAGAAAACCCCCGCCCCCTCCGATCAGggcgttctctctctccatacAGGTCAATggcctctctcccccctcctctctccctccctctctctctccctccctctctccacatTCAGACTCTGTTACCTCCGCTCGCCACACTGAGGTTTTTCCAGCTCGCCATCGCCACCTTCCTCCAGGGCCATGTTGTGGTTTCACCGGCTGACCCttggcctcctgctgctccacctggcCGCCGCTCACGGTACGAAACTCCAAACTTCTAGAAACGAGAGataaataaagagataaagagagagagagagagagagagagagagagagaggtggtgttttggggggagagagggagggcggggggg
Proteins encoded:
- the f7 gene encoding coagulation factor VII isoform X2, translated to MRLSVVFLLVVSCSCRPASVFLDPDRAHDVLVRTRRFNSGWFEELQKGDLKRECLEERCSYEEAREVYEHTESTDEFWKRYDVPDACQSDPCVNGGSCSGSDSSFTCFCLPQFSGLSCELETLAVSNTCLLENGGCEHFCDDDEEGRRLNCSCADGYFLDVDGRSCVAKESLACGMVPVLQGDAPAPLDPRGRIVGGTECPRGECPWQVLLIYKNKGFCGGVIIKPTWILTASHCLEKIQVQLLQVVAGEHNTELAEGSEQLIQVLEIIMHQSYVMETADNDIALLRLATPIVYTSHAVPACLPTRPLAERDLWAVSLHTVSGWGRRGELGPTSHVLRRLRVPRIRTQQCVEESGVVLTANMFCAGYIEGRQDSCKGDSGGPLVTLYKKTVFLLGVVSWGKGCARPGNYGIYTRVSNYLEWIHNHTAEEPRNITEASLLDEPQRRRRNL
- the f7 gene encoding coagulation factor VII isoform X1 is translated as MRLSVVFLLVVSCSCRPASVFLDPDRAHDVLVRTRRFNSGWFEELQKGDLKRECLEERCSYEEAREVYEHTESTDEFWKRYDVPDACQSDPCVNGGSCSGSDSSFTCFCLPQFSGLSCELETLAVSNTCLLENGGCEHFCDDDEEGRRLNCSCADGYFLDVDGRSCVAKESLACGMVPVLQGDAPAPLDPRGRIVGGTECPRGECPWQVLLIYKNKGFCGGVIIKPTWILTASHCLEKIQVQLLQVVAGEHNTELAEGSEQLIQVLEIIMHQSYVMETADNDIALLRLATPIVYTSHAVPACLPTRPLAERDLWAVSLHTVSGWGRRGELGPTSHVLRRLRVPRIRTQQCVEESGVVLTANMFCAGYIEGRQDSCKGDSGGPLVTLYKKTVFLLGVVSWGKGCARPGNYGIYTRVSNYLEWIHNHTAEEPRNITEASLLDEPQRRRRNLRGGT
- the f7 gene encoding coagulation factor VII isoform X3, encoding MRLSVVFLLVVSCSCRPASVFLDPDRAHDVLVRTRRFNSGWFEELQKGDLKRECLEERCSYEEAREVYEHTESTDEFWKRYDVPDACQSDPCVNGGSCSGSDSSFTCFCLPQFSGLSCELETLAVSNTCLLENGGCEHFCDDDEEGRRLNCSCADGYFLDVDGRSCVAKESLACGMVPVLQGDAPAPLDPRGRIVGGTECPRGECPWQVLLIYKNKGFCGGVIIKPTWILTASHCLEKIQVQLLQVVAGEHNTELAEGSEQLIQVLEIIMHQSYVMETADNDIALLRLATPIVYTSHAVPACLPTRPLAERDLWAVSLHTVSGWGRRGELGPTSHVLRRLRVPRIRTQQCVEESGVVLTANMFCAGYIEGRQDSCKGDSGGPLVTLYKKTVFLLGVVSWGKGCARPGNYGIYTRVSNYLEWIHNHTAEEPRNITEASLLDEPQRRRRNL
- the f7 gene encoding coagulation factor VII isoform X4; amino-acid sequence: MRLSVVFLLVVSCSCRPASVFLDPDRAHDVLVRTRRFNSGWFEELQKGDLKRECLEERCSYEEAREVYEHTESTDEFWKRYDVPDACQSDPCVNGGSCSGSDSSFTCFCLPQFSGLSCELETLAVSNTCLLENGGCEHFCDDDEEGRRLNCSCADGYFLDVDGRSCVAKESLACGMVPVLQGDAPAPLDPRGRIVGGTECPRGECPWQVLLIYKNKGFCGGVIIKPTWILTASHCLEKIQVQLLQVVAGEHNTELAEGSEQLIQVLEIIMHQSYVMETADNDIALLRLATPIVYTSHAVPACLPTRPLAERDLWAVSLHTVSGWGRRGELGPTSHVLRRLRVPRIRTQQCVEESGVVLTANMFCAGYIEGRQDSCKGDSGGPLVTLYKKTVFLLGVVSWGKGCARPGNYGIYTRVSNYLEWIHNHTAEEPRNITEASLLDEPQRRRRNL
- the f7i gene encoding coagulation factor VIIi; the protein is MRSCIVWTLLLSIAAAAVFVEKRDASALLPRRRRANSGFLEELKQGNLERECVEEICDFEEAREVFEDEDQTKQFWLTYNRRDPCLENPCKNNGSCVNMGSSYECVCPEGFEGRYCQTVFEDSLKCLYLNGHCQHFCDGSGQRRRCSCADGYELAEDGRQCVARVEFPCGRLAPQEASLNQSVGGQTRLVGSNQCPTGACPWQVLVQLNRTSHCGGVLIRPDWVVTAAHCLHGNNTHHLVVVAGENNLDVEEGTEDRAPVAMAIVHPGYDAATGASDVALLRLSRGVTLTRHVVPVCLPDRELVERELLQVRYHTVTGWGKRTTGGNAEPPGTPPGAPLSPLLRKMTVPILQNSLCSSRARFNFTGTMLCAGYLDGRQASCRGDDGSPLVTEYGSTHFLTGVVGWGRGCAQPGYYGVYANMAHFVDWVEQTMKAPPTSVTASEQPVERSAPPTDMEQKTVS